The Rhodothermales bacterium nucleotide sequence AGCGCATCGACCCCATTTCCGATTCCAGAGGCTCGTCGGAGTACCGACGCCGCGTCATCGCCGTCGAGGTGCGCCGCGCCCTGGAGGAGCTGTACCATGGCTGATCCCCGTTCCGCCGGCGCGCTCCGGTATGCGCAGGACCTCGAGATGGAGGGCATGCTTCACGCACGCGTGCTCCGCTCGCCCTACGCGCACGCCCGGATCGTGCGCATCGATACCTCGTCCGTGCCCGACTCGGTCGTGGTGCTCACGCGCGACGACATCCGCGATCTGAACCGCTACGGGTGCCAGATCCAGGACGAAACCGTCGTGGCCGTCGACGAGGCGCTGTTCGCCGGCGCCCCGGTGGTGGCCGTCGCCGCCGCCACGCGGCGCGAGGCCGACGAGGCGCTGCAGTACATCGACGTCGACTACGACGAGCTGCCGGCGGTGTTCAACGAGATGGACGCCATCGCGCCCGGCGCGCCGCTCGTCCATCCCCGCCATTACATCTCCGAGAACGACGCCGCCTACTTCGGGATGCGGCCGATCGACGGCACCAACATCTGCCACCGGTTCCGCATCCGGCACGGCGACATCGACGCCGGCTTCGCCGGCAGCGACGTCATCGTCGAAGAAGTGTTCACGACCGACAGCGCGGCGCACGTGCCCATGGAGCCGCACGCCTCGCTGGCCCGCTGGCACGACGGCCGGCTCGAGGTCTGGACCGGCAACCAGACGCCGTTCAACCTGCGGATGGACCTGGCCGGCATCTTCGGCCTCAAGCCCGAGCAGGTCCGCATCGTCGTCCCGCCCCTCGGCGGGTCTTTCGGCGCGAAGACGTTCGTGCGGACGGAGGCCATCGCGGCGGCGCTGGCGCGCAAGGCCGGCCGGCCGGTCAAGATCGTCCTGGAGCGCGCCGAAGAGTGGCAGACCATGAACCGCCACCCCGCCACGCTCTGGATGAAGATCGGCGCGAAGCGCGACGGCACGCTCGTGGCGAAACACGTCATGTGCTGGGCGAACACCGGCGCGCACGCGGATAGCGGCCCGGGCGTCGCCCAGAAGATGGGCTATGCCTCGCCGGGGCCGTACCGCATCCCGAACGTGTGGGTCGATTCCCACTGCGTGTACACCAACACCCCTCCCAACGGCGCCTACCGTGGCTACGGGCAGATGCAGTGCATCTGGGCGTCGGAGCGGCTGATGGACATGCTGGCGCACAAGCTCGGGATGGACCCCCTCGAGCTGCGCCTCAAGAACATCCTCCGCGAGGGCGACACGTATTGCACCGGCGAGACGATGCACGATGTCGCCTTCGAGGAGTGCCTGCGCCGGAGCGCGGAGGCGATAGGCTGGGATTCTTCCGATGATCACCGCGGCAAGGGGCTCTGCGTCCTGATGAAAGGGATGCAGACCCCCAGCCGCGCGTCGATTGGCATCGAAAAAGAGGACGACGGGACGTACACCATCCGCTGCGCCACCATCGAGATGGGCCAGGGCGCCCGGCCGGCGATCCGGCAGATGGCGGCGGAGCTCCTCGGCGTGCCCATGGACCGGGTGACGTTTCCGGACCCCGACACCGACATCGTGCCGTACGATACACGCACCACGTCGAGCCGCTCGACCCACGTGATGAGCCGCGCGCTGGTCGAGGCCGTGCGGGCGCTGGAGCTGGACGGCCGAAAGGGCGTCGGCGAGGTGACGGACAAGGGGGGGCTGAACGTGGATACCGGGCAGGGGATCGCCTCGTCGCACTGGCACCAGGGCGCCGCCGGCGCCGTCGTCGACGTGGATCGCGAGACGGGCAAGCTGCACGTGCGCCACATTCACGCCTCCATCTATGCCGGCAAGGTGGTGAGTCGGCCGGCGGCCGAACTGCAGAACGAAGGCTCCATGATCATGGGGCTGGGCACGGCGCTGTTCGAGGCCATCCAGTTCGACGGCGGGCAGGTGACCAACGCCAACCTGTCGGATTACAATGTTCCGAGTTTCCACGACCTGCCGCGGATCACGCACGACCTCGTCGAGCGCGAGGGCGCGCAGGTGTACGGCCTCGGCGAGACGGCGCTGCCGCCCGTGCCGGCGGCCATCGGCAACGCGCTGGCGTCGCAGGGCATCCACCAGACGGCGCTGCCCATGACGGCAGAGCGCGTCATCCACGCCCTCGACGGCGGGGACGGCCCCGCGCGGCTGGCGGCCGTCCGGAAACTCATCGAGACGCACCCGCGATCGTAACCATCATGAACGTACGATTTACCCTCAACGGCACCCCGACCGAGGTGGACGTCCGCGCCGACGAGATGCTGCTCGACGTCCTGCGCGACCGGCTGGGCTTTCCGAGCGTCCGCGAGACGTGCAGCATCGGCGTGTGCGGCTCCTGCACCGTCCTGATCGACGGCGAGCCGGTGTCCAGCTGCATCTACCTGACGCCGATGGCCGAAGGCCGGGCGATCACGACGATCGAAGGGCTGGGCGGCGATCACCCCGTCCAGCGCGCGTTCGAGGAGGCGCACGCGTTCCAGTGCGGCTACTGCACGCCGGCGATGATTCTGACCACCAAGCGGCTCCTGGAGGAAACCCCGCATCCGACGGACGATGAGATCGACCTCGCGCTGAGCGGCAATCTCTGCCGGTGCGGCTGCTACGTCAAGATCCGCGATGCCGTCAAGCTGGCGGCGGGGAGATGAACGGTCGTGAGCGCCCTCTGGGCGCGGTCAGGGGTCATCGGTCACTGATCGTCCTGAAACTTCGATGTCTTCTCGACCGAACCCTCGATCACATCGAGGGGAAGCGGAGAGACCTCCCGAAGAGTGGCGCTACGTTGATTGTGGAATACCGCCATCCTTTGGGAGGTCCCTCTGCTCCGGTCCTGCTTTGCAGGCCCTGCGGTCGGGACGACAATCATTTTTTTACTGAGAACCTGCGATCCTTCGACGCCGGCGGCAACCGCCGCCGCCGCTCAGGACAGGCCTCCAACCTGTAACCTGCAACCCCTATGTCCTACGTCGTCGTAGCGACCTGGCGCGCCAAGCCAGGGAAAGAAGCGTTTATCGAAAACATCGTCCGGACGATGGCTCGGCTGTCCACCACGGAGGAGCCGGAGACCATCCAGTTCACGGCGCAGCGGTCGGTGGACGATCCCGCCTCGTTCCTGCTGTACGAGGTCTATACCTCCGAGGCCGGCTTCGAGGCGCACAAGGAAACCGAGCATTTCAAGGAGTACGT carries:
- a CDS encoding antibiotic biosynthesis monooxygenase family protein produces the protein MSYVVVATWRAKPGKEAFIENIVRTMARLSTTEEPETIQFTAQRSVDDPASFLLYEVYTSEAGFEAHKETEHFKEYVLGQALPNLAHRERAIYETLD
- a CDS encoding xanthine dehydrogenase family protein molybdopterin-binding subunit translates to MADPRSAGALRYAQDLEMEGMLHARVLRSPYAHARIVRIDTSSVPDSVVVLTRDDIRDLNRYGCQIQDETVVAVDEALFAGAPVVAVAAATRREADEALQYIDVDYDELPAVFNEMDAIAPGAPLVHPRHYISENDAAYFGMRPIDGTNICHRFRIRHGDIDAGFAGSDVIVEEVFTTDSAAHVPMEPHASLARWHDGRLEVWTGNQTPFNLRMDLAGIFGLKPEQVRIVVPPLGGSFGAKTFVRTEAIAAALARKAGRPVKIVLERAEEWQTMNRHPATLWMKIGAKRDGTLVAKHVMCWANTGAHADSGPGVAQKMGYASPGPYRIPNVWVDSHCVYTNTPPNGAYRGYGQMQCIWASERLMDMLAHKLGMDPLELRLKNILREGDTYCTGETMHDVAFEECLRRSAEAIGWDSSDDHRGKGLCVLMKGMQTPSRASIGIEKEDDGTYTIRCATIEMGQGARPAIRQMAAELLGVPMDRVTFPDPDTDIVPYDTRTTSSRSTHVMSRALVEAVRALELDGRKGVGEVTDKGGLNVDTGQGIASSHWHQGAAGAVVDVDRETGKLHVRHIHASIYAGKVVSRPAAELQNEGSMIMGLGTALFEAIQFDGGQVTNANLSDYNVPSFHDLPRITHDLVEREGAQVYGLGETALPPVPAAIGNALASQGIHQTALPMTAERVIHALDGGDGPARLAAVRKLIETHPRS
- a CDS encoding (2Fe-2S)-binding protein — its product is MNVRFTLNGTPTEVDVRADEMLLDVLRDRLGFPSVRETCSIGVCGSCTVLIDGEPVSSCIYLTPMAEGRAITTIEGLGGDHPVQRAFEEAHAFQCGYCTPAMILTTKRLLEETPHPTDDEIDLALSGNLCRCGCYVKIRDAVKLAAGR